A portion of the Fulvia fulva chromosome 1, complete sequence genome contains these proteins:
- a CDS encoding PX domain-containing protein produces the protein MTVEHLLLPMATQLNGGPKEEATAPVAPTPFVTRSKTVESQAFVDAPETQDEQAAAAQARRTRLLRSPTQGTMTSTASVPPPGSLLTGKQEHYLKRELISAQTQWEVSELSHPTALQRFGAPFRSDRGEVAPEHSELPLLRYIFVHHVRNFPFLNQAKEKEFWQDKLQAFLESFANKHISSAEDRLEQTKRAKLAQKANKLVELMMVSGIPTASGYEERIRFSEMEVVESGPNEEGLVVNVPEGHEINGWDINVAGVRLVSVKRHVRQHKHAEFLLRVKRRDEPERYVARRFGEFARMHKKLRLELPGKVLPPLPKKNKAQSLYSGKDDDDDSDSVSSMSTTGTGTPTTAEASESNGSGGGFRSYLSSWTGGGSTSTRHGRNASKASLAAPSASPRASMDSSADKASQSPLRTACPQDTVLHREDQRVSLRAFLRNFLQNEAIANSKSMYDFLTAQPITLNDEERADIDKRKHMDSKRLEEQRQFFEIARQRARDLDVHMEKFRRSVVEANGLRNLFAEIKQKEKIDDLNPEFRKFAEWLRIEVAATTYHLFLAEDNSPELFAQAKRIHGLVPYSALKQVIRFTNPAAVMSSVLDLFMAQPLGAKSLLQRIFGLALGDGIRSLQRSIDSLTVKIDEPALCDKIKNYIEGIEDVRDNVRTQAREEQVDLLVKVLQSDEIEPQLSSKQIERVFNAYVAWDNAVENVDEEMRQGAELFARLKQLLKLHTRRRDKQMMLELVEESNTLRLFRDLFQIFYEPLVRVYKSANVYNSVTDFARFADDAIQTIEKAQRQDVSADPNQTVQSFIDLCERHEEDLYKFIHEVHKHDNGLFDKLMAWIEGILDFLRNGPKGGKLDMNALFAGALEIKQIDKDKALKEINSLIKWQTARKRWHSDKTRQKMASGGNENADVMGGLASTFKPGDFGLNPIDLQDLNMEDDEDFDSEEEDDEDDADPIAAERKRRQRRQDVLKRTAGEPVKPEITELHKMNPQFLSMLRMVLAE, from the coding sequence ATGACTGTCGAGCACCTTCTCCTGCCAATGGCCACACAGCTCAACGGCGGGCCCAAGGAGGAAGCCACGGCCCCAGTCGCCCCGACGCCCTTTGTCACGAGGTCGAAGACGGTAGAGAGCCAGGCATTCGTCGATGCGCCTGAGACACAGGACGAGCAAGCAGCAGCGGCGCAAGCACGACGGACAAGGCTACTGCGCTCACCCACACAAGGCACCATGACCTCGACCGCCTCAGTGCCCCCGCCAGGCTCCCTCTTGACGGGCAAGCAAGAGCACTACCTCAAGCGCGAACTCATCTCCGCCCAGACACAATGGGAAGTCAGCGAGCTATCACATCCCACCGCCCTCCAGCGCTTCGGTGCGCCTTTTCGCTCAGACCGAGGAGAGGTCGCGCCAGAGCACTCGGAGCTGCCACTTCTACGATACATCTTCGTCCACCATGTACGCAACTTCCCCTTCCTCAACCAGGCgaaggagaaggagttttGGCAGGATAAGCTGCAGGCCTTCTTGGAAAGCTTCGCGAACAAGCACATAAGTTCTGCTGAGGATCGCTTGGAGCAGACCAAAAGAGCAAAGCTGGCGCAGAAGGCGAACAAGCTGGTAGAACTGATGATGGTGTCCGGCATACCGACTGCATCTGGCTATGAAGAGAGGATCCGCTTTTCCGAGATGGAAGTGGTCGAGAGTGGGCCGAACGAGGAGGGTCTGGTGGTCAATGTGCCAGAAGGGCATGAGATCAATGGCTGGGACATCAATGTTGCTGGAGTCAGGCTTGTCAGTGTCAAGCGCCATGTCAGGCAGCATAAACATGCCGAGTTCCTTCTCCGAGTCAAGCGCAGGGACGAGCCAGAAAGATATGTTGCGAGACGATTTGGAGAGTTTGCCCGCATGCACAAGAAGCTGAGACTCGAGCTCCCTGGTAAGGTCCTACCGCCGTTACCGAAGAAGAACAAAGCACAGTCATTGTATAGTGGCAaggacgacgacgacgactcGGATAGTGTCTCATCCATGTCAACCACAGGCACTGGTACACCAACGACGGCAGAAGCAAGCGAGAGTAACGGCAGCGGCGGAGGCTTCAGATCGTATCTCTCCTCTTGGACAGGCGGAGGCAGTACCAGCACCAGACATGGTAGGAATGCGTCGAAAGCGTCGCTGGCGGCACCCTCAGCCTCGCCTCGCGCTAGTATGGACTCGAGCGCAGACAAAGCGTCTCAATCACCACTTCGAACAGCATGTCCTCAAGACACTGTCCTTCATCGCGAAGATCAACGAGTTTCTCTTCGAGCATTCCTACGCAACTTCCTACAAAACGAAGCGATAGCCAACTCGAAATCAATGTACGACTTCTTAACAGCGCAGCCGATCACGCTCAACGATGAAGAGCGGGCCGACATCGACAAGAGGAAGCATATGGACAGCAAGCGTCTAGAAGAGCAAAGACAGTTCTTTGAGATCGCAAGACAACGTGCCAGGGATCTTGACGTGCACATGGAGAAGTTCAGACGCAGTGTCGTGGAGGCCAATGGTCTTCGCAACTTGTTCGCTGAGATCAAGCAGAAAGAGAAGATCGATGACCTGAACCCGGAGTTTAGGAAGTTTGCTGAGTGGCTTCGAATCGAAGTCGCGGCCACGACATATCATCTGTTCCTGGCAGAAGACAACTCGCCAGAGCTGTTTGCACAAGCGAAGCGGATACACGGACTTGTGCCTTATTCGGCACTGAAGCAGGTGATTCGCTTCACGAACCCAGCGGCAGTCATGTCAAGCGTGCTCGACCTCTTCATGGCCCAACCACTTGGTGCCAAGTCATTACTGCAACGAATATTCGGCCTCGCTTTGGGCGACGGAATCCGCAGCTTACAGCGCTCCATTGACTCACTGACAGTGAAGATCGACGAGCCTGCACTCTGTGACAAGATCAAGAACTACATCGAAGGCATCGAGGATGTGAGGGACAACGTACGGACACAAGCAAGAGAAGAGCAGGTCGATCTGCTGGTCAAGGTTTTGCAGAGCGACGAGATCGAGCCTCAATTATCATCAAAGCAGATCGAGAGGGTCTTCAACGCATACGTGGCCTGGGACAACGCCGTGGAGAACGTCGACGAAGAAATGCGACAAGGGGCCGAGCTCTTTGCTCGCCTCAAGCAGCTTCTCAAATTGCACACCCGCCGAAGAGACAAGCAAATGATGTTAGAACTGGTCGAAGAATCCAACACCCTCCGCCTCTTCCGCGACCTCTTCCAGATCTTCTACGAGCCCCTCGTCCGGGTCTACAAGAGTGCCAACGTCTACAACAGCGTCACAGACTTCGCCCGCTTCGCCGACGACGCCATCCAGACTATCGAGAAAGCACAACGACAGGACGTCAGCGCTGACCCTAACCAGACTGTCCAGAGTTTTATCGACTTATGTGAACGACATGAAGAAGATCTGTATAAGTTCATCCACGAAGTGCACAAACACGACAATGGCCTTTTCGACAAACTCATGGCCTGGATAGAAGGGATCCTCGACTTCCTCCGCAACGGTCCGAAGGGTGGCAAGCTGGATATGAACGCCCTCTTCGCTGGCGCGCTGGAGATAAAGCAGATCGATAAGGACAAGGCACTAAAAGAGATCAACAGCCTCATCAAGTGGCAGACTGCCCGAAAACGCTGGCACTCCGACAAGACACGGCAAAAGATGGCGTCCGGAGGTAACGAGAATGCTGATGTGATGGGTGGGCTGGCATCGACATTCAAGCCAGGCGACTTCGGCTTGAACCCTATAGATCTTCAGGACCTCAACATGGAAGACGACGAAGACTTCGACTCGGAAGAAGAGGACGATGAAGATGATGCAGACCCCATCGCTGCCGAGAGGAAACGGCGGCAGCGAAGACAGGATGTGCTCAAACGCACGGCTGGCGAGCCCGTCAAGCCGGAGATTACGGAGTTGCATAAGATGAATCCGCAATTCTTGAGTATGCTGCGGATGGTGCTGGCGGAGTAG